In a single window of the Natronosalvus caseinilyticus genome:
- a CDS encoding DUF7504 family protein gives MQTESGTGVSDGVTFAQALDRLKRNGSTVLVVGSSEQAAHEVACQRLLGTHTDSERHRLAVTARDATYRGHGCVCESTDARTRHIEHTVQPAQEPTVETAGRPLATLGTDVIDAIREIESTEGGLDPAELRVCVDSIVPLLSEYDPEDVFKLLHITTTTVKSTTGMGHFHLPLARNHDAVNLFEPLFDAVVEVRRRDDRVEQRWHLRDYTVQSEWLEL, from the coding sequence ATGCAGACTGAGTCAGGTACCGGTGTGTCAGACGGCGTCACGTTCGCGCAGGCGCTCGACCGACTCAAACGGAACGGAAGTACTGTACTGGTCGTCGGGAGCAGCGAGCAAGCAGCGCACGAAGTCGCGTGCCAGCGCTTACTCGGGACGCACACCGATAGCGAACGCCATCGACTCGCCGTGACGGCTCGAGACGCGACGTACCGCGGACACGGCTGCGTCTGTGAGTCCACGGACGCGAGGACGCGGCACATCGAACACACCGTCCAACCAGCACAGGAACCGACCGTCGAGACGGCTGGCCGACCGCTCGCCACCCTCGGAACGGACGTCATCGACGCGATTCGAGAAATCGAGTCGACGGAAGGCGGACTCGATCCTGCCGAACTGCGCGTCTGCGTCGACTCGATCGTCCCGTTGCTGAGCGAGTACGATCCCGAGGACGTGTTCAAACTGCTCCACATCACGACGACGACCGTCAAAAGCACGACGGGAATGGGTCACTTTCACCTCCCGTTGGCGCGCAATCACGACGCGGTCAACCTGTTCGAACCGCTGTTCGACGCGGTCGTCGAGGTCCGACGCCGCGACGACCGCGTCGAGCAACGGTGGCATCTCCGTGACTACACCGTCCAGAGTGAGTGGCTCGAACTGTAG